From a region of the Mesotoga sp. UBA6090 genome:
- a CDS encoding MFS transporter, producing the protein MHNKRLPLLLTSLLVFFVMFGFGLLLQLKLRELGASLLMVGLLTTVRGAVETFGSPAWGAIADGLKRRKPLMIMLVMTSALLYFAYSVIETPGVFVLFSALIAFFTAGFEPIAMALSTERSRDSVRNTSRELSILNTANSMGMLTGRLLLSVLLVFFTVTQTINWYATIALLAVIPALFLRDLEHTVARRKGFLNRLFPLKQDSSPLWKNGLWAVYAGTFLRQLGTAGATSIIAIYMTERIGLSGAATAIITSINPFMQIFSHIFFGRVISKTGPRKSTLIGIGLTIFTMIFFAVAKSWVLIAIGYFCLGIAFGAFINGAGTMISLSSPPERRAEFLGLLRSARAIGFMVGPLLAGMVAEYSYFGMFIMMASLIATGGLIVIVFTKDRFITS; encoded by the coding sequence TTGCATAACAAACGTCTTCCACTCTTGCTGACATCTCTGTTAGTGTTCTTCGTGATGTTCGGTTTTGGCTTGCTCTTGCAGCTGAAGCTAAGAGAACTTGGGGCCTCACTTCTTATGGTTGGGCTTCTTACAACAGTGAGAGGAGCTGTGGAGACTTTTGGTTCTCCGGCCTGGGGAGCAATAGCTGACGGGCTCAAGAGGCGGAAGCCACTAATGATAATGCTTGTGATGACTTCTGCTCTTCTGTACTTTGCCTATTCAGTTATAGAGACCCCGGGGGTTTTCGTATTGTTTTCTGCTCTGATTGCATTCTTCACAGCTGGATTTGAGCCCATAGCAATGGCGCTCAGCACAGAGCGGTCAAGAGACTCTGTCAGAAACACTTCAAGGGAATTGTCTATACTGAACACCGCCAATTCGATGGGGATGTTGACAGGCAGGCTGCTGCTTTCAGTGCTTCTAGTGTTTTTCACTGTAACCCAGACTATCAACTGGTACGCAACAATAGCTCTATTAGCAGTGATTCCTGCCCTTTTCCTGAGGGATCTAGAACACACTGTCGCGCGCAGAAAGGGTTTTCTGAACAGGTTGTTTCCTCTTAAGCAGGATTCTTCGCCGCTCTGGAAAAATGGACTGTGGGCAGTTTATGCTGGTACTTTCTTGAGACAGCTTGGAACGGCCGGAGCCACTTCGATAATTGCAATATATATGACTGAAAGAATCGGCTTGTCAGGAGCGGCTACAGCAATTATTACTTCGATAAACCCCTTTATGCAGATCTTTTCTCATATCTTCTTCGGAAGAGTGATATCGAAAACTGGACCAAGAAAGAGCACGCTGATCGGTATAGGTCTAACAATATTCACAATGATTTTCTTTGCTGTGGCAAAGAGCTGGGTCCTCATTGCGATCGGGTACTTCTGCCTCGGTATTGCCTTTGGAGCTTTCATAAACGGTGCCGGAACTATGATATCTCTTAGTTCACCGCCGGAGAGAAGAGCCGAATTTCTAGGACTTCTCAGGTCGGCGAGAGCCATTGGTTTCATGGTGGGGCCATTACTGGCCGGAATGGTTGCAGAATACTCTTATTTCGGCATGTTCATTATGATGGCTTCACTCATTGCCACTGGAGGACTAATCGTAATCGTTTTTACGAAGGATCGATTCATTACAAGCTGA
- a CDS encoding YifB family Mg chelatase-like AAA ATPase, protein MRYSRVRTITTMGLNVLDVLVELDIDSRAIIQEMDIVGLGDTVIKESKKRVKSAVKNSGIELPNGRITVNLAPSDVKKEGSYLDLPIAVGLLKATSKIKTDLSDFVFFGELGLDGSLRRVRGVLPILLSLSSRAKGMKVVLPAPNGQEASIVDNLTIYTAESLNDLVGFLNGYVQKRPVVYSEPELGNMSGPDMSEIKGQEFAKRACEVAAAGGHNISLRGSPGCGKTMLARRIPSILPPLTMDEAIETTMIYSVAGLLGDRGLVKQRPFRSPHHTASTTSIVGGGNDARPGEISLAHNGVLFMDEFPEFRRDVIEALRQPLEDGVITVARAKLTATYPARFMMVAAQNPCPCGWYGDKTRECTCSWYDIQRYNRKISGPMEDRIDIFVDLPRLDFEKYMENSTAESSGEIRKRVIAARKRQSKRYEGMSIFSNSQLGHALLKEYVPLDAASRSLLSAAMDKMKLTARAIDRVLKLALTIADLEESGVQSRHIAEALQYRRKT, encoded by the coding sequence ATGCGTTATTCAAGAGTTAGGACGATTACAACCATGGGTTTAAACGTTTTGGATGTTCTCGTTGAACTAGATATTGACAGTAGAGCAATTATCCAAGAAATGGATATTGTGGGTCTCGGAGATACTGTTATTAAGGAGAGCAAGAAGAGAGTTAAGAGTGCCGTTAAGAACTCAGGAATTGAGCTCCCCAATGGTCGGATAACGGTAAATCTCGCTCCGAGTGACGTGAAAAAGGAGGGATCATATCTCGATCTCCCTATAGCGGTGGGGCTTCTAAAAGCCACGTCCAAAATAAAGACCGATCTCTCGGACTTTGTCTTTTTTGGAGAACTCGGTCTTGATGGAAGCTTAAGACGTGTTAGGGGAGTCTTGCCCATTCTACTGTCACTTTCAAGCAGGGCAAAGGGTATGAAAGTAGTACTTCCGGCCCCAAATGGCCAAGAGGCCTCGATAGTGGACAACCTTACGATCTACACTGCCGAGAGTCTAAATGATTTGGTTGGTTTCCTCAACGGATATGTTCAGAAGAGACCTGTTGTATATTCGGAGCCTGAACTTGGAAATATGAGTGGGCCCGACATGTCCGAAATAAAGGGCCAGGAGTTTGCCAAGAGGGCTTGTGAAGTTGCCGCAGCAGGTGGGCACAACATTTCTCTTCGAGGTTCACCGGGCTGTGGCAAGACGATGCTGGCTCGCAGAATTCCATCGATCCTTCCACCGTTGACTATGGATGAAGCTATTGAGACAACGATGATTTACAGTGTTGCCGGGCTGCTGGGCGATAGAGGGTTGGTAAAGCAGAGACCATTCAGGTCGCCTCATCATACCGCGTCTACAACTTCCATTGTTGGCGGTGGAAACGATGCGAGACCCGGTGAGATAAGCCTGGCTCATAATGGTGTTCTTTTCATGGATGAATTTCCCGAATTTAGAAGAGATGTGATTGAGGCCCTAAGGCAACCACTTGAAGATGGCGTAATTACCGTGGCAAGAGCGAAACTTACCGCTACTTATCCCGCGAGATTCATGATGGTTGCTGCCCAGAACCCATGTCCTTGCGGGTGGTATGGCGATAAGACAAGAGAATGCACGTGCTCATGGTACGACATTCAGAGATACAACAGAAAGATCTCTGGTCCAATGGAGGATAGAATTGATATCTTTGTCGATCTACCCAGACTTGATTTCGAAAAGTACATGGAGAACTCAACGGCAGAAAGCTCCGGCGAAATTCGGAAGAGGGTCATTGCAGCAAGAAAGAGGCAGTCGAAAAGATATGAAGGAATGAGCATATTCTCGAATAGTCAGCTGGGTCATGCCTTGCTGAAAGAATACGTACCGCTTGATGCAGCATCGAGATCACTTCTCTCGGCGGCCATGGATAAGATGAAATTAACTGCAAGGGCAATTGATAGAGTTCTTAAATTAGCACTTACAATAGCAGATCTCGAAGAAAGCGGAGTTCAGTCCAGGCATATTGCAGAAGCTTTACAGTATCGAAGAAAGACCTAG
- a CDS encoding Rne/Rng family ribonuclease — MKSSSVNRNERAVARIKNNRTQTIVFSRIEDEVRIASLDGDQLEEIFFEDMDSESVTGNIYLGKVENVVPSLEAAFVNIGIGRNAFLRFKDASGQSKLEKSNKVLVQVSKDPVGSKGPQITLKVSIPGRSLVYTPFSKHIGISKKITEQQERHRLTEVAKSVLENKEGVIFRTAAFGVGEETIKEELESLRSNWNQINETFRRSRKPKILYEEPSFVEYILRERLTENTKEIVVDSEELWHDVVAGISKFKSGFKPVVRYVEGDAFASEEVYEKMKILYTRMVSLPGGGNIYIDRTEAMTVIDVNSASNISGNDVSETSLNTNLEAASEIARQLRLRNIGGIVVIDFIDMKSDEDRQKIIDSLTSEFKKDKARTMIMGFTRLGLLEMTRKRSTAAIGSKLYSSCPICKGTGRIESPRAVYQRLLKDLARGFQDETISGAAVQVYQNMSGILTPENQKNLGRTLKREISVGFTWPIPTSYEVKFVKQQEKPKRPRRKKRSLNDSLFFSGGCDRD; from the coding sequence TTGAAATCCAGTTCTGTCAATAGAAATGAAAGGGCGGTGGCAAGAATAAAGAATAACAGAACGCAGACCATAGTCTTCAGTCGAATTGAAGATGAGGTCAGAATCGCCTCGCTGGATGGTGATCAGCTAGAAGAAATCTTCTTCGAAGACATGGATAGCGAGAGCGTTACAGGGAACATCTATCTGGGTAAGGTGGAGAATGTCGTTCCCAGTCTAGAAGCGGCATTTGTGAATATCGGAATTGGAAGAAACGCTTTTCTTAGGTTCAAGGATGCATCCGGACAATCCAAACTGGAGAAAAGTAACAAGGTCCTTGTCCAGGTTAGCAAAGACCCTGTTGGATCGAAAGGTCCTCAGATAACTCTAAAAGTTAGTATTCCAGGTCGTAGCCTCGTCTATACACCCTTCTCAAAACACATCGGAATCTCTAAGAAGATAACAGAACAGCAAGAAAGGCATAGACTGACCGAGGTTGCAAAATCCGTTCTCGAAAACAAAGAAGGTGTGATATTTCGTACAGCCGCTTTTGGTGTGGGCGAGGAAACTATAAAAGAAGAGCTCGAGAGTCTTCGTAGTAACTGGAATCAGATAAATGAAACGTTCAGGAGGAGCAGAAAGCCAAAGATTCTATACGAGGAACCATCGTTTGTCGAATATATACTCAGAGAGAGGCTTACTGAGAACACAAAGGAAATAGTGGTTGACTCCGAGGAACTCTGGCACGATGTCGTCGCAGGAATTAGCAAGTTCAAATCGGGCTTTAAACCAGTTGTAAGGTACGTCGAAGGTGACGCTTTCGCATCTGAAGAAGTGTATGAGAAAATGAAGATTCTCTACACTAGAATGGTTTCCTTACCTGGAGGAGGGAATATCTACATTGATAGAACGGAAGCAATGACTGTAATCGACGTAAACTCGGCCAGCAATATCTCTGGAAATGACGTATCTGAGACTTCATTGAATACTAACCTTGAAGCTGCTTCGGAAATAGCAAGACAGCTGAGACTGAGAAATATCGGAGGAATCGTTGTTATCGACTTCATAGATATGAAGAGCGACGAAGATAGACAGAAAATAATTGACAGCCTCACCAGTGAATTTAAGAAGGACAAGGCAAGGACCATGATAATGGGATTCACTAGACTGGGACTTCTGGAAATGACTAGAAAGCGATCTACAGCTGCCATCGGATCAAAACTATATTCTTCATGTCCGATCTGTAAGGGCACGGGAAGAATAGAATCTCCAAGGGCTGTATATCAGAGATTGTTGAAGGATCTTGCGAGAGGTTTTCAGGATGAGACTATTAGTGGGGCAGCTGTTCAGGTGTATCAAAACATGTCAGGAATCCTAACTCCCGAAAACCAGAAAAACCTAGGCAGAACTCTAAAAAGAGAGATCTCAGTTGGCTT
- a CDS encoding NUDIX domain-containing protein has product MKNTHRIGVRAVVIKDESVLLVRHEHRDRPPFWCFPGGLVEPDEDLLSAVKREIREETDLEVSPRSVVALQEFRRENLLEVIFSCDYVSGSVKLGSDPDNLGMPTLVDVKWVRFEEIKKYKVFPVQLAYHLENGWANLGSVNLYQMESKQSTVGQDLDRGVL; this is encoded by the coding sequence ATGAAGAATACACATCGAATTGGTGTAAGAGCTGTAGTTATAAAAGACGAATCTGTTCTTCTTGTTCGTCATGAGCATCGCGACAGACCTCCCTTCTGGTGTTTTCCCGGCGGACTTGTCGAACCCGACGAAGATCTTCTCAGCGCTGTCAAGAGAGAGATAAGGGAAGAAACAGATCTCGAAGTTTCACCTCGCTCTGTTGTCGCACTACAGGAATTTAGAAGAGAAAACCTTCTGGAGGTGATATTTTCCTGCGATTACGTCTCAGGAAGTGTCAAACTGGGATCAGATCCCGATAACTTGGGAATGCCGACGTTAGTTGATGTGAAGTGGGTAAGATTTGAAGAGATCAAAAAGTACAAAGTATTTCCCGTTCAGCTTGCTTATCATCTTGAGAATGGGTGGGCCAATCTGGGTTCGGTAAATCTCTACCAGATGGAGAGCAAGCAATCAACCGTTGGACAGGATCTTGATCGCGGTGTACTGTAA
- a CDS encoding C13 family peptidase, whose protein sequence is MRLKRVSIVIVAALIAMLLISSCIPKDPVAAATKKFIQFIESEGEPEGPFTGLLLGEVGEGDVIGSESAKVPQLQYQLQGINEAGYFFYLDEAPGAFYDHPGKLVVVSKGGQIIFEEDTEGWPTLNGNMVTAMSDREVYATAVIWDKWKIIKPIITVIDIDWIARFLRIKGAVITSGITPTQNLYAQARDVRNLMSDAFKAIMGSDRVRDVKYVSGAAAPNWTAVQAAINDLLMTEKVDYITLYFIAHGNTNLMNLGGTTFYANQLRSYILEHPNVKFCIIIESCHAGSWLEGLKSGGVTPANIEIIITTTTAAKSAYPDWDSAGGYADHNPTDMYVEWSGDFLQKLAYYTSDAHWPEVTAYADTKSIDWLPALFYKCYTAIKGVTPSSTSWTLTERSVAGSIQEPMRYITWTP, encoded by the coding sequence ATGCGGCTGAAAAGAGTATCGATAGTTATTGTTGCGGCTCTCATTGCAATGCTTCTTATATCTTCCTGTATTCCCAAAGACCCTGTCGCCGCTGCCACAAAGAAGTTCATTCAATTCATAGAGTCTGAAGGAGAACCCGAAGGTCCATTCACCGGACTTCTCCTGGGTGAAGTGGGAGAGGGAGACGTCATCGGATCCGAGTCGGCTAAAGTCCCGCAACTCCAGTATCAGTTGCAAGGGATAAATGAAGCAGGTTATTTCTTCTATCTGGATGAAGCTCCCGGTGCATTCTATGATCACCCTGGAAAACTTGTCGTAGTCTCTAAAGGCGGCCAGATTATTTTTGAAGAAGACACTGAGGGCTGGCCAACACTAAATGGAAACATGGTTACAGCGATGAGCGACAGGGAAGTCTATGCCACCGCAGTTATTTGGGATAAATGGAAGATTATTAAGCCTATAATCACAGTAATAGATATCGATTGGATTGCTCGATTTCTAAGGATAAAGGGAGCTGTAATAACCAGTGGAATAACTCCCACACAGAATCTTTACGCACAGGCTCGTGACGTTAGAAACCTAATGTCTGATGCCTTCAAGGCCATAATGGGTTCTGACAGAGTGCGTGACGTGAAGTATGTTTCGGGTGCAGCCGCTCCAAACTGGACTGCCGTTCAAGCTGCGATCAATGATCTCTTAATGACAGAGAAGGTAGACTACATTACGCTCTATTTCATCGCACATGGAAACACTAACCTGATGAATCTTGGAGGAACAACTTTCTACGCGAATCAGTTGAGAAGCTACATCCTTGAGCATCCGAACGTTAAGTTCTGCATAATCATCGAATCCTGCCATGCTGGTAGCTGGCTTGAAGGCCTGAAATCCGGTGGAGTAACACCAGCAAACATCGAGATTATCATCACTACGACTACCGCTGCCAAGAGCGCATACCCAGACTGGGATAGCGCGGGCGGATACGCAGATCACAATCCTACCGATATGTATGTTGAGTGGTCAGGGGACTTCCTGCAGAAACTAGCTTATTACACAAGTGATGCGCATTGGCCGGAAGTGACTGCATATGCCGATACTAAATCAATAGATTGGTTGCCAGCTCTGTTCTACAAATGCTATACGGCAATTAAGGGAGTCACTCCGTCCAGCACTTCATGGACCCTTACGGAGCGCTCGGTTGCTGGATCTATTCAGGAACCAATGCGCTACATTACCTGGACTCCCTGA
- a CDS encoding DUF3147 family protein: protein MNLLRYIFKILVSSVIIALVSEVSKKSGYIGGLIASLPLTSMLALFWLYNDTKNASKVAELSTGILLFVLPSLIFFVAMPLFLRRGINFYVALALSSGIMMAGYAFFSLILSKFGVRL from the coding sequence ATGAATTTGCTGAGATACATATTCAAAATCCTGGTGTCATCGGTAATAATCGCTCTTGTTTCTGAAGTTAGCAAGAAGTCTGGATACATTGGAGGACTTATAGCATCTTTACCTCTTACTTCCATGCTGGCGCTATTCTGGCTCTACAACGATACGAAAAATGCAAGTAAAGTTGCAGAACTCTCGACCGGCATTCTCCTGTTTGTTCTTCCTTCTCTGATTTTCTTTGTTGCGATGCCATTGTTTCTTAGAAGAGGCATCAATTTCTATGTAGCACTTGCCTTGTCTAGTGGAATCATGATGGCGGGCTATGCCTTCTTTTCACTTATCCTTTCAAAGTTTGGAGTAAGATTATAG
- the hpf gene encoding ribosome hibernation-promoting factor, HPF/YfiA family, with protein MDYNIYSKDVTVTDSMKDYIDKRFSKVSKVVNEEKLISMDLRLSKERAFYKIEATAHLPGVMVRVEEKGSDFYTVIDSASDSFERRIKRFKERTRYKHKNGLKENLESIPSKFEEDQSAVITRRKKFTIKPMTEEEALLQMEMLGHTFFVYRNVETDEVNVLYTRKNGSVGIIEMNE; from the coding sequence ATGGATTACAACATCTACTCCAAAGACGTAACTGTAACAGACTCCATGAAAGACTACATCGACAAGAGGTTCTCAAAAGTGTCGAAAGTTGTCAACGAGGAGAAACTAATCTCGATGGATCTCAGGCTCTCGAAGGAAAGAGCTTTCTACAAAATCGAAGCAACTGCTCATTTACCAGGTGTGATGGTTCGTGTGGAAGAGAAGGGCAGTGATTTCTACACAGTCATCGATTCAGCATCTGATTCCTTTGAGAGAAGAATAAAGAGGTTCAAAGAGAGAACTCGCTATAAGCACAAAAACGGCCTTAAGGAAAACCTCGAATCAATTCCCTCCAAGTTCGAGGAAGATCAATCAGCAGTAATCACTCGACGGAAGAAGTTCACAATCAAGCCCATGACTGAGGAGGAGGCCCTGCTTCAGATGGAAATGCTTGGCCACACCTTTTTTGTCTACAGGAATGTCGAGACAGATGAAGTCAATGTTCTTTATACCAGGAAGAACGGGTCTGTTGGAATAATCGAGATGAATGAATAG
- a CDS encoding 4Fe-4S cluster-binding domain-containing protein, with amino-acid sequence MVHPIMIMSTTNRCNLNCKGCFASTLGNSGRATYGKRTMDSEDWDKVIDKGRGLRVFTFLVAGGESFVNPHGSHFLEWFVSSVILSFRQ; translated from the coding sequence ATGGTTCATCCTATAATGATAATGAGTACCACGAACAGGTGCAATCTCAACTGCAAGGGATGCTTCGCAAGTACTCTTGGCAACTCCGGAAGGGCTACCTACGGTAAGAGGACTATGGACAGCGAAGATTGGGACAAAGTGATTGATAAGGGCAGAGGGCTCAGGGTTTTTACTTTTCTTGTCGCGGGAGGCGAATCATTCGTGAATCCACACGGGTCACATTTTCTTGAGTGGTTTGTTTCTTCGGTAATTCTGTCTTTCAGACAATAG
- a CDS encoding GNAT family N-acetyltransferase: MKDLSIDRPSAEEAERIMKNMYHSIPESSSGMYSLSELRPVEEVYYDFLKKGDSLIVLRNGSEIAGHVHFGPQREDRVSTEEKGHIYDLYVDKKCRGKGAGRLLLQEAVNELRNSSYVTVTANTYRNGAGWRLLKSEGFSETKVSFSFSRIYGAFNESEFEIFRGVPEDLRALFTELSCTAKSIRDQLSVTASELFFTLNNALDSGGRVLICQHEKETVGLLIYSIFEDLMTFNYLGFVEFILVGSRFRRKGIGQSLLSFLSEDLSKNGVDQTFFECVFDSDYHKWSELVGMREFSVLLEKSFE, from the coding sequence ATGAAGGACTTGTCTATTGATAGGCCCTCTGCTGAAGAGGCAGAGAGAATCATGAAGAATATGTACCACTCAATTCCAGAATCAAGCAGTGGAATGTACTCACTTTCCGAACTCAGGCCGGTGGAAGAAGTCTACTACGATTTTCTAAAGAAGGGAGATTCTTTGATTGTTCTGAGGAACGGCTCTGAGATAGCAGGACACGTTCATTTCGGTCCGCAGAGAGAGGACAGAGTTTCCACTGAAGAAAAAGGCCATATATACGACCTGTATGTCGACAAAAAGTGCAGAGGCAAAGGAGCTGGAAGGCTGTTACTTCAGGAGGCAGTCAATGAACTTAGAAACTCATCTTATGTCACTGTAACTGCAAACACGTATCGGAACGGTGCAGGATGGAGACTTCTGAAGAGCGAAGGCTTTAGTGAAACGAAGGTATCCTTCAGCTTCAGTAGAATATACGGCGCTTTCAACGAAAGCGAATTCGAGATATTTCGCGGTGTTCCAGAGGATTTAAGAGCTCTTTTCACCGAACTGTCATGTACTGCAAAATCAATTAGAGACCAGCTATCTGTAACGGCCAGTGAACTATTCTTCACACTGAACAATGCTCTGGACTCCGGAGGGAGAGTACTTATTTGTCAACATGAGAAGGAAACAGTTGGACTTCTTATATATTCGATTTTCGAAGACCTAATGACTTTCAACTATCTCGGATTCGTTGAGTTCATCTTGGTCGGCTCCCGTTTCCGTAGAAAGGGAATAGGTCAAAGCCTTCTGTCGTTCCTCTCCGAGGATCTCTCAAAGAATGGTGTAGACCAAACGTTCTTTGAGTGCGTTTTTGACAGCGATTACCACAAGTGGTCTGAGCTTGTTGGAATGCGAGAATTCTCTGTTCTTCTCGAAAAGAGTTTTGAGTGA
- a CDS encoding RHS repeat domain-containing protein, with translation MKRIILVSALLILSLVALGQSEFMIPMSKADFELRGPVKTVKILYPENEMELGIDEEFVLSGYSILSFNPLGGLVSQIEYDKEGNEKSAIIFNYDINGNLLSVSGRENGVEESIDEIRVENGRIAGIIVEDSEGDSNLVMEYDEAGRLVAQKISGMSEGQEIEMTISMKYDDNGNLVEESFGMMGMVLTKTIFEYNDRNQSVRELEYMYMFAEPGTEPEPIESTLEYNEMGDVSIKISDSYWGDEKEAVVYEYEYDSMGNYVSMVAYYVMNIADLEKDGWKELATIEQEETREIEYY, from the coding sequence ATGAAAAGAATTATCCTAGTCTCAGCATTGTTGATTCTCTCTTTGGTTGCTCTGGGACAATCAGAGTTCATGATACCTATGAGCAAGGCGGATTTTGAATTGAGAGGACCCGTAAAAACTGTTAAGATACTCTACCCCGAAAATGAAATGGAACTTGGGATCGACGAAGAATTCGTGCTTTCCGGGTACTCCATACTCTCTTTCAATCCGCTGGGCGGTCTTGTTTCTCAGATTGAGTATGACAAAGAAGGCAACGAGAAGAGTGCGATAATATTTAACTATGATATCAACGGCAACCTACTCTCTGTTTCAGGAAGAGAAAATGGTGTTGAAGAATCAATCGATGAAATCAGGGTTGAGAACGGAAGAATTGCCGGAATAATCGTTGAAGACTCTGAAGGTGACTCCAATCTGGTTATGGAATACGATGAAGCGGGAAGACTAGTCGCTCAGAAGATCAGCGGAATGAGCGAGGGACAGGAAATCGAGATGACCATATCGATGAAATACGATGACAACGGAAATCTGGTTGAGGAATCCTTTGGAATGATGGGAATGGTCCTTACAAAGACCATTTTCGAGTACAATGATAGGAACCAGAGCGTTAGAGAGCTGGAGTATATGTACATGTTCGCAGAACCAGGCACAGAACCCGAACCGATAGAATCTACTCTTGAGTACAACGAAATGGGTGACGTATCGATCAAGATCTCCGATAGCTACTGGGGAGATGAGAAGGAAGCAGTGGTGTACGAATATGAATACGACTCTATGGGGAACTACGTTTCTATGGTAGCCTACTACGTCATGAATATAGCTGATCTAGAAAAAGATGGTTGGAAAGAGCTTGCAACGATAGAGCAGGAAGAGACAAGAGAGATTGAGTATTACTGA